A single window of Kitasatospora sp. HUAS MG31 DNA harbors:
- a CDS encoding M50 family metallopeptidase — MDIAQVWHRVADAQPDPPRWLVLAAAGLALLAVLPRPVWRLSRNVVTIAHEGGHGLVALLTRRRLSGIRLHSDTSGLTVSSGPPTGPGMVLTAAAGYTAPSLLGLGGAALLASGRITALLWIAIALLAGMLIMIRNAFGVLSVLVTGGAFLAISWYGGTELQAAFAYLGVWFLLLAGVRPVVELQRKRRHGGAPDSDADQLARLTGVSAVLWVALFLTIALASLLAGGNWLLHWR, encoded by the coding sequence ATGGACATCGCTCAGGTCTGGCACCGCGTGGCGGACGCCCAGCCCGACCCGCCCCGCTGGCTGGTCCTGGCCGCGGCCGGGCTGGCCCTGCTGGCCGTGCTGCCGCGCCCGGTCTGGCGGCTCAGCCGCAACGTGGTGACCATCGCCCACGAGGGCGGCCACGGCCTGGTCGCGCTGCTGACCCGGCGCCGGCTCTCGGGCATCCGGCTGCACTCGGACACCTCGGGCCTGACCGTCTCCTCCGGCCCGCCGACCGGCCCGGGCATGGTGCTGACCGCGGCGGCGGGCTACACCGCGCCCTCGCTGCTGGGCCTGGGCGGCGCGGCGCTGCTGGCGTCGGGCCGGATCACGGCCCTGCTGTGGATCGCGATCGCGCTGCTGGCCGGCATGCTGATCATGATCAGGAACGCCTTCGGGGTGCTCTCGGTGCTGGTCACCGGCGGCGCGTTCCTGGCGATCTCCTGGTACGGCGGGACGGAGCTGCAGGCGGCGTTCGCCTACCTCGGGGTGTGGTTCCTGCTGCTGGCGGGCGTCCGCCCGGTGGTGGAGCTGCAGCGCAAGCGGCGGCACGGCGGCGCGCCGGACTCGGACGCCGACCAGCTGGCCCGGCTGACCGGGGTGAGCGCGGTGCTCTGGGTGGCGCTCTTCCTCACCATCGCCCTGGCCAGCCTGCTCGCCGGCGGCAACTGGCTGCTGCACTGGCGCTGA
- a CDS encoding SOS response-associated peptidase has product MCGRFASSTRPEDLVDLFGVRQWDPAETLAPSWNVAPTNAAFAVLERLPKGGREPVRQLRVLRWGLVPAWSNSPETAVKMINARADTVHEKPAYRQAFAARRCLLPVDGYYEWQTAKVPAPAGPEDGWGRPPRQPYFVSRVDGAPLALAGLFEFWRNRQVPGDHPDAWLVTCTVVTTEAEPLLAPIHERMPLFVDPDGYDAWLDPRRDDPEELRSLLRPPPPGRLRVHPVGAAVGNIRNNRAELVRELTEDDRTTLF; this is encoded by the coding sequence ATGTGCGGTCGATTCGCCTCCAGCACCAGGCCCGAGGACCTGGTCGACCTCTTCGGCGTCCGGCAGTGGGACCCGGCGGAGACCCTCGCCCCCAGCTGGAACGTCGCGCCCACCAACGCGGCCTTCGCCGTCCTCGAACGCCTCCCCAAGGGCGGCCGGGAACCGGTCCGGCAGCTGCGGGTGCTGCGGTGGGGGCTGGTACCCGCCTGGTCGAACTCGCCGGAGACGGCGGTCAAGATGATCAACGCGCGGGCCGACACCGTGCACGAGAAGCCCGCCTACCGGCAGGCGTTCGCCGCGCGGCGCTGCCTGCTGCCGGTGGACGGCTACTACGAGTGGCAGACGGCGAAGGTGCCCGCGCCGGCCGGACCGGAGGACGGCTGGGGCCGGCCGCCGCGGCAGCCGTACTTCGTCAGCCGGGTGGACGGGGCGCCGCTCGCCCTGGCCGGGCTGTTCGAGTTCTGGCGCAACCGGCAGGTACCCGGCGACCACCCCGACGCCTGGCTGGTCACCTGCACCGTGGTCACCACGGAGGCCGAGCCGCTGCTCGCGCCGATCCACGAGCGGATGCCGCTGTTCGTCGATCCCGACGGGTACGACGCCTGGCTGGACCCGAGGCGGGATGACCCCGAGGAGCTGCGGTCGCTCCTGCGGCCGCCGCCGCCCGGACGGCTCCGGGTCCACCCGGTGGGGGCGGCGGTGGGCAACATCCGGAACAACCGGGCGGAGCTCGTCCGGGAACTCACCGAGGACGACCGGACGACGCTGTTCTGA
- a CDS encoding alpha/beta family hydrolase — protein sequence MVRIVPTVVGDARVTEFGVAGAEAVLVLGHGAGGGVEAADLRALAEALPERGIGVVLAEQPWRVAGRRVAPAPKTLDEGWRPVMAELTGSGVPVFAGGRSAGARVACRTATETGAAGVLALAFPLHPPGKPERSRAEELLGSGVPTLVVQGGADTFGTPGEFPELPAGHRLVEVPYGGHGFKVPKRAPVTEEETLALITGAVGDWILERLRDPRG from the coding sequence ATGGTGAGGATCGTCCCCACGGTGGTGGGGGATGCGCGGGTCACGGAGTTCGGGGTGGCGGGGGCGGAGGCCGTGCTGGTGCTGGGGCACGGGGCCGGGGGCGGGGTGGAGGCGGCGGACCTGCGGGCGCTGGCCGAGGCGCTGCCGGAGCGGGGGATCGGGGTGGTGCTGGCGGAGCAGCCGTGGCGGGTGGCGGGGCGGAGGGTGGCGCCGGCGCCGAAGACGCTGGACGAGGGCTGGCGGCCGGTGATGGCGGAGCTGACCGGGTCGGGGGTGCCGGTGTTCGCGGGCGGCCGCAGCGCCGGGGCGCGGGTGGCGTGCCGGACCGCGACGGAGACGGGGGCGGCCGGGGTGCTGGCGCTGGCGTTCCCGCTGCACCCGCCGGGCAAGCCGGAGCGGAGCCGGGCCGAGGAACTGCTCGGCAGCGGGGTTCCGACGCTGGTGGTGCAGGGCGGCGCGGACACCTTCGGGACGCCCGGGGAGTTCCCGGAGCTGCCGGCCGGCCATCGCCTGGTGGAGGTCCCGTACGGCGGCCACGGGTTCAAGGTGCCGAAGCGGGCGCCGGTGACGGAGGAGGAGACCCTGGCGCTGATCACCGGCGCGGTCGGGGACTGGATCCTGGAGCGGCTGCGGGACCCGCGGGGGTGA